The DNA region GACGAACGGGGTCACACCTTGCTACATACGTCCGATCGTATTGCGTGGTTATGGTGATGCCGGGGTCTCGCCATTTAATTGCCCCGCCGAGGTTTACATCATCAACTACGAATGGGGACGCTATCTCGGCCACGGCAGTGATGAGGGCGTGGATGTTTGCGTCTCATCGTGGAACCGGCTCGCGCCCAATACCCTGCCGGCCATGGCCAAGGCAGGCGCCAATTACATGAACTCGCAGCTTATTAAGATGGAAGCTATTCTCAACGGCTACGTAGAAGGCATTGCCCTCGATGTGAATGGCTACGTGAGCGAAGGTTCGGGCGAAAATATTTTCCTGGTGCGCCAGGGCTCACTCTACACCGGACCGCTGGGCAACTCGGTGCTGCCCGGCATTACGCGCGATTCCGTGCTGCGCATCGCCAAAGACAAGGGTATTCCCGTGGTTGAGCAGATGATCCCGCGCGAGATGCTGTACATCGCTGACGAACTCTTCTTCACCGGCACCGCAGCCGAGATCACTGCCATCCGCTCGGTAGATAAGATCAGCATCAACAAGGGCGACGTCGGCCCGATTACCAAGGCCCTGCAAAAAGAGTTCTTCGGCATCGTGAACGGCACAGCGCCCGACCGCTTCAACTGGCTTACCCCTGTTCCCATTAGCGTGAAGCAGCCGGTCGGCGTGTAAGATCAATTCCCCGCGAGGGGCTTGCATGAAAGTATT from Terriglobales bacterium includes:
- a CDS encoding branched-chain amino acid transaminase, whose amino-acid sequence is MPIKKSEKIWHNGKFINWDDAKLHVMSHVIHYGTSVFEGVRCYALPSGSGIFRAHEHAQRLLDSAKIYRIDVEYSREDLVAAMVDLVKTNGVTPCYIRPIVLRGYGDAGVSPFNCPAEVYIINYEWGRYLGHGSDEGVDVCVSSWNRLAPNTLPAMAKAGANYMNSQLIKMEAILNGYVEGIALDVNGYVSEGSGENIFLVRQGSLYTGPLGNSVLPGITRDSVLRIAKDKGIPVVEQMIPREMLYIADELFFTGTAAEITAIRSVDKISINKGDVGPITKALQKEFFGIVNGTAPDRFNWLTPVPISVKQPVGV